A part of Xenopus tropicalis strain Nigerian chromosome 4, UCB_Xtro_10.0, whole genome shotgun sequence genomic DNA contains:
- the pla2g6 gene encoding 85/88 kDa calcium-independent phospholipase A2 isoform X1, whose protein sequence is MDLFGRIFNTVSAVTNLFSNPYKVREVPLSEYGNCSCIQEDGRVLLYRNRTAKSLDCVLVNPISPQNAYRLFQLDSEHEALLRFQEYAVKLRPFYESSRKGLRLETIQQLTDCIRSHPNWSLAHVAVDIGLRESFKHNGILRSLNSTDCDGGSTPLHLACKKGDIECLQELVEECQARQDIADQNGETVYHHAAQQNNPRVIEILCSVPSVGINHQSNNNEAPLHVACRMGKTESVLALLRCQARCDIIGKDGYPIHTAMKYSQNGCAEAILDVSANQLHAEDPRYQATPIHWAKNAEMARLLIQRGCKVNTRSKTSDTPLHIMVKRDRFEAAMVLLTNGADPNAKGEHGNTPLHLAMKKDHLELIKALMVFGADVEQHNDFGETPGLIAARSSKGNNRKVLLSMLCNVGAERCLPPDTQLLPTATSPSSVPPSDRSSGIGFHDLVYVSTALSGMLVPQDTVDFREDGLRVKDRLLCLDGGGIRGLVLIQLLIAIEKAAGRPIRELFDWVSGTSTGGILALAIVHGMPMEYVRCLYFRMKNEVFHGSRPYESGPLEEFLKREFGENTKMSDVRNPKVIVTGTLSDRHPAELHLFRNYDPPETDHEPPYKSVASFRPVTAPAEQLVWRAARSSGAAPTYLRPMGRFLDGGLLSNNPTLDAMTEMHQYNNCLKKKGMAGQVKKLGIVVSLGTGKPPQISVSSVDVFRPSNPWEMMKTVVGARELGKMVVDCCTDSDGPAVSRARAWCEMIDVPYFRLSPQLQTDVMLDEVNDAVLVNMLWDTQIYIYQQREVLQRLAKILLEP, encoded by the exons ATGGATCTCTTTGGACGAATCTTCAACACTGTGAGTGCAGTTACCAACCTTTTCTCAAACCCATACAAAGTGCGTGAAGTACCACTGTCAGAATATGGGAACTGCTCCTGTATTCAAGAAGATGGGAGAGTGCTCTTGTACAGAAATCGAACTGCAAAATCCTTGGACTGTGTGCTTGTGAACCCAATTTCTCCACAAAATGCCTACCG TCTTTTCCAGTTGGATTCTGAGCATGAGGCTCTTCTCCGGTTTCAAGAATATGCAGTGAAGCTGCGCCCATTCTATGAGAGTTCCAGAAAGGGACTTCGTTTGGAAACTATCCAGCAGCTAACAGACTGCATACGGAGCCACCCAAATTGGTCATTAGCACATGTGGCAGTGGATATTGGTTTGCGGGAGAGTTTTAAGCACAATGGAATTCTGAG gaGTTTAAACAGTACAGACTGTGATGGAGGGAGCACTCCTTTGCATTTGGCCTGCAAAAAGGGGGACATTGAGTGTCTTCAGGAGCTGGTAGAGGAGTGCCAAGCTCGGCAGGATATTGCTGACCAAAATGGAGAGACTGTTTACCATCACGCAGCACAACAAAACAATCCTAGAGTCATAGAG ATCCTGTGCTCTGTGCCATCTGTGGGTATAAACCACCAAAGCAACAACAATGAGGCCCCTTTGCATGTGGCCTGTCGTATGGGGAAGACTGAGTCGGTGCTGGCTTTGCTTCGTTGTCAGGCTCGCTGTGACATCATTGGGAAGGATGGATACCCTATCCACACCGCAATGAAGTACTCACAAAATGG GTGTGCAGAAGCCATACTGGATGTGTCTGCTAATCAGTTACATGCAGAAGATCCTAGGTATCAAGCAACTCCAATACACTGGGCAAAAAACGCAGAG ATGGCGCGGCTTCTAATTCAACGTGGCTGCAAAGTAAATACTCGCAGTAAAACTTCAGACACGCCACTTCATATCATGGTAAAGAGAGACCGGTTTGAAGCTGCTATGGTGCTTCTGACCAACGGTGCAGATCCTAATGCCAAAGGGGAGCATGGGAACACTCCCTTGCACCTTGCTATGAAG AAGGACCATCTGGAGCTCATTAAAGCCCTCATGGTTTTCGGGGCAGATGTGGAACAGCACAATGATTTTGGGGAAACACCAGGGCTCATTGCAGCCAGATCAAGCAAAG GGAACAACCGAAAAGTGCTACTCAGCATGCTTTGTAACGTAGGAGCAGAGCGCTGTTTACCCCCTGACACCCAGCTTCTGCCAACCGCTACCTCCCCCTCCAGCGTGCCCCCTTCGGACAGATCTAGTGGCATAG GTTTCCATGACCTTGTCTATGTTTCCACTGCCTTGAGTGGCATGCTGGTACCACAAGATACCGTGGACTTCAGAGAAGATGGCTTGCGAGT GAAAGACCGTCTCTTGTGTTTGGATGGAGGAGGGATTCGAGGGCTAGTTTTGATTCAGCTACTGATTGCTATAGAGAAAGCTGCAGGGCGTCCCATCAGGGAGTTGTTTGACTGGGTTTCTGGAACCAGCACTGGTGGTATACTTGCACTGGCTATTGTGCATG GAATGCCCATGGAATATGTCCGGTGTTTGTACTTCCGTATGAAGAATGAGGTTTTCCATGGATCCCGTCCATATGAGTCTGGCCCTCTGGAAGAGTTTCTGAAGAGAGAGTTTGGGGAGAACACAAAAATGTCAGATGTCAGGAACCCCAA GGTAATTGTGACAGGGACACTGTCAGACAGGCATCCAGCTGAACTGCACCTCTTCAGAAATTATGATCCCCCTGAAACTGATCATGAGCCTCCTTACAAGAGTGTTGCTTCCTTCCGCCCTGTAACAGCGCCAGCAG AACAGTTAGTGTGGCGTGCGGCCCGCTCAAGTGGCGCTGCCCCTACTTACCTTCGACCAATGGGCCGTTTCCTGGATGGTGGACTTCTGTCTAATAATCCCACACTGGATGCAATGACGGAGATGCATCAATACAACAACTGCTTGAAAAAAAAG GGAATGGCTGGGCAAGTAAAGAAACTTGGAATTGTGGTTTCGCTGGGTACTGGGAAACCCCCTCAAATCTCTGTGAGCTCTGTGGATGTTTTTAGACCCTCTAATCCATGGGAAATGATGAAAACCGTGGTTGGTGCAAGAGAACTTGGAAAAATGGTGGTGGACTGT TGCACAGACTCTGATGGTCCAGCAGTTTCCAGAGCCCGAGCTTGGTGTGAAATGATAGATGTTCCTTACTTCAG ACTGAGCCCTCAGCTCCAAACAGACGTCATGCTTGATGAGGTTAATGATGCAGTGCTGGTGAACATGCTCTGGGACACTCAGATCTACATCTACCAGCAAAGGGAGGTCCTGCAGCGCCTGGCAAAGATACTTCTGGAACCTTGA
- the pla2g6 gene encoding 85/88 kDa calcium-independent phospholipase A2 isoform X2, producing MDLFGRIFNTVSAVTNLFSNPYKVREVPLSEYGNCSCIQEDGRVLLYRNRTAKSLDCVLVNPISPQNAYRLFQLDSEHEALLRFQEYAVKLRPFYESSRKGLRLETIQQLTDCIRSHPNWSLAHVAVDIGLRESFKHNGILRSLNSTDCDGGSTPLHLACKKGDIECLQELVEECQARQDIADQNGETVYHHAAQQNNPRVIEILCSVPSVGINHQSNNNEAPLHVACRMGKTESVLALLRCQARCDIIGKDGYPIHTAMKYSQNGCAEAILDVSANQLHAEDPRYQATPIHWAKNAEMARLLIQRGCKVNTRSKTSDTPLHIMVKRDRFEAAMVLLTNGADPNAKGEHGNTPLHLAMKKDHLELIKALMVFGADVEQHNDFGETPGLIAARSSKGFHDLVYVSTALSGMLVPQDTVDFREDGLRVKDRLLCLDGGGIRGLVLIQLLIAIEKAAGRPIRELFDWVSGTSTGGILALAIVHGMPMEYVRCLYFRMKNEVFHGSRPYESGPLEEFLKREFGENTKMSDVRNPKVIVTGTLSDRHPAELHLFRNYDPPETDHEPPYKSVASFRPVTAPAEQLVWRAARSSGAAPTYLRPMGRFLDGGLLSNNPTLDAMTEMHQYNNCLKKKGMAGQVKKLGIVVSLGTGKPPQISVSSVDVFRPSNPWEMMKTVVGARELGKMVVDCCTDSDGPAVSRARAWCEMIDVPYFRLSPQLQTDVMLDEVNDAVLVNMLWDTQIYIYQQREVLQRLAKILLEP from the exons ATGGATCTCTTTGGACGAATCTTCAACACTGTGAGTGCAGTTACCAACCTTTTCTCAAACCCATACAAAGTGCGTGAAGTACCACTGTCAGAATATGGGAACTGCTCCTGTATTCAAGAAGATGGGAGAGTGCTCTTGTACAGAAATCGAACTGCAAAATCCTTGGACTGTGTGCTTGTGAACCCAATTTCTCCACAAAATGCCTACCG TCTTTTCCAGTTGGATTCTGAGCATGAGGCTCTTCTCCGGTTTCAAGAATATGCAGTGAAGCTGCGCCCATTCTATGAGAGTTCCAGAAAGGGACTTCGTTTGGAAACTATCCAGCAGCTAACAGACTGCATACGGAGCCACCCAAATTGGTCATTAGCACATGTGGCAGTGGATATTGGTTTGCGGGAGAGTTTTAAGCACAATGGAATTCTGAG gaGTTTAAACAGTACAGACTGTGATGGAGGGAGCACTCCTTTGCATTTGGCCTGCAAAAAGGGGGACATTGAGTGTCTTCAGGAGCTGGTAGAGGAGTGCCAAGCTCGGCAGGATATTGCTGACCAAAATGGAGAGACTGTTTACCATCACGCAGCACAACAAAACAATCCTAGAGTCATAGAG ATCCTGTGCTCTGTGCCATCTGTGGGTATAAACCACCAAAGCAACAACAATGAGGCCCCTTTGCATGTGGCCTGTCGTATGGGGAAGACTGAGTCGGTGCTGGCTTTGCTTCGTTGTCAGGCTCGCTGTGACATCATTGGGAAGGATGGATACCCTATCCACACCGCAATGAAGTACTCACAAAATGG GTGTGCAGAAGCCATACTGGATGTGTCTGCTAATCAGTTACATGCAGAAGATCCTAGGTATCAAGCAACTCCAATACACTGGGCAAAAAACGCAGAG ATGGCGCGGCTTCTAATTCAACGTGGCTGCAAAGTAAATACTCGCAGTAAAACTTCAGACACGCCACTTCATATCATGGTAAAGAGAGACCGGTTTGAAGCTGCTATGGTGCTTCTGACCAACGGTGCAGATCCTAATGCCAAAGGGGAGCATGGGAACACTCCCTTGCACCTTGCTATGAAG AAGGACCATCTGGAGCTCATTAAAGCCCTCATGGTTTTCGGGGCAGATGTGGAACAGCACAATGATTTTGGGGAAACACCAGGGCTCATTGCAGCCAGATCAAGCAAAG GTTTCCATGACCTTGTCTATGTTTCCACTGCCTTGAGTGGCATGCTGGTACCACAAGATACCGTGGACTTCAGAGAAGATGGCTTGCGAGT GAAAGACCGTCTCTTGTGTTTGGATGGAGGAGGGATTCGAGGGCTAGTTTTGATTCAGCTACTGATTGCTATAGAGAAAGCTGCAGGGCGTCCCATCAGGGAGTTGTTTGACTGGGTTTCTGGAACCAGCACTGGTGGTATACTTGCACTGGCTATTGTGCATG GAATGCCCATGGAATATGTCCGGTGTTTGTACTTCCGTATGAAGAATGAGGTTTTCCATGGATCCCGTCCATATGAGTCTGGCCCTCTGGAAGAGTTTCTGAAGAGAGAGTTTGGGGAGAACACAAAAATGTCAGATGTCAGGAACCCCAA GGTAATTGTGACAGGGACACTGTCAGACAGGCATCCAGCTGAACTGCACCTCTTCAGAAATTATGATCCCCCTGAAACTGATCATGAGCCTCCTTACAAGAGTGTTGCTTCCTTCCGCCCTGTAACAGCGCCAGCAG AACAGTTAGTGTGGCGTGCGGCCCGCTCAAGTGGCGCTGCCCCTACTTACCTTCGACCAATGGGCCGTTTCCTGGATGGTGGACTTCTGTCTAATAATCCCACACTGGATGCAATGACGGAGATGCATCAATACAACAACTGCTTGAAAAAAAAG GGAATGGCTGGGCAAGTAAAGAAACTTGGAATTGTGGTTTCGCTGGGTACTGGGAAACCCCCTCAAATCTCTGTGAGCTCTGTGGATGTTTTTAGACCCTCTAATCCATGGGAAATGATGAAAACCGTGGTTGGTGCAAGAGAACTTGGAAAAATGGTGGTGGACTGT TGCACAGACTCTGATGGTCCAGCAGTTTCCAGAGCCCGAGCTTGGTGTGAAATGATAGATGTTCCTTACTTCAG ACTGAGCCCTCAGCTCCAAACAGACGTCATGCTTGATGAGGTTAATGATGCAGTGCTGGTGAACATGCTCTGGGACACTCAGATCTACATCTACCAGCAAAGGGAGGTCCTGCAGCGCCTGGCAAAGATACTTCTGGAACCTTGA